CTCTCTCACCTCTTCATCACTTCTTAAGTATAAATTACCTTACCACGCCGCATTATAAAAATGATTTATCAAATTGGGATGGAACACACAGGAACAACCCCAGAAGAAATtccaatcaaaaaagaaaaaaccaagaagaaaccaaaaaaactatttttttatttatatttattgaGGAAGAGACATTAAAAAGTCCATGCATAGCAAACCCATCCTCACCCTTTTCCCCTAAACTTCAGGTTCTCCCACAAACATGTATcaatatatgtattataatttctttttgtctttacAGAATGCTTCCTAGGATGATTAAAATTTTGGGTCAGTTCCAAGATTTCAATCTTCCAATGTTTCATTCAAACATGATTGTTTTACTTCTCAATTGTGTAGTCTTCCATGTTGAAGCACAATCCTTAGGCAGCAGCACAGATACTACTTCTGAGGAACAATCTAGTTTTCAACCAGGTGTTCATATGGTTATTGGTGTTCTCTCTGTCATGTTTGCACTAACTTTTGCTCTCCTTGTCTATGCTAAACACTGCCATAGAGAAGCTCCTGTTTATGGAAACAATCACACGGGTACAAGACTTATCAGCACAAGCTCTCGATTTTCCGGTATTGACAAGACAGTGATTGAGGCACTTCCTTTTTTCAGATTCTCCTCTCTTAAAGGGTCAAAGGAAGGTCTTGAATGTTCAGTCTGCCTGTCAAAATTCGAAGATGTTGAAGTTCTCAGATTGCTGCCCAAATGCAAACATGCTTTTCATATTAGCTGCATTGATCACTGGCTGGAAAAGCACTCAAGCTGTCCTCTGTGCAGACACAAGGTTAGTTCTGAGGACCTAACATTCATTACCTACTCAAATAGCATGAGGTTCTTGTGGAATAACCAATCAGAGCACCGACAAGACTCGAATATAGAGCTCTTTGTTCGGAGAGAGGAAGAGCATCGTGGTTCTTCAAGATTCAGCATAGGAGGCAGCTTTCGAAAATCCGAAAAGGTTGTTGATAAGGAAGAGGAAATGTTAATCCAAGAAGAAGCTGCTGATGAGACAGAGGAGGGTCAGAAAATCCTGCACAAGCACAAACACAAAATTGTTGTATCTGACTTTGAGTTTAAGAACAGATGGAGCAACGTGAGTTCCTCTGACCTCATGTTCCTGAACTCAGAGATGCTTAATACAATGTCAAGCAATAGATTCTCTTCAACACATTTTAGTAATGAGCAGTTTTCAACTGCGGAAACAACCGGGAATGAGGACATTATGAAGATTAGGGAGGAGATGGGGATGAAAAGATTGTTTGAGAACAAAGTTAGTACAATGAACAAAAACAGTACAGCTTCAAACCCAATTTTACCTTCTACATCAAATGGCATAGCAACTTCAGCTGATGCCTCAAGTTCTATGAATCCAGGTGAGAAAAGATCAATGTCAGAAATCACTGCTCTTTCAAGATTTGGGAATTTGGGTTTTAAGAACAGGACCAGGGAGCCTTCTTTGCTTGAAAACAATGTGAAAGAGgaaaggaggaggaggctTTGGTTGCCAATTGCCAGAAGAACAGTCCAGTGGTTTGCCAACAGAGAGAAAAGGCCTCAACCGCCTTTAGATGTGTAACATGGATCAATGGAAGCTTAAAGTTTCATAGGTTTTAGGTGGTTTTTGTTTATAAGTTCAACAGGAACAGACACACTTTTTGAATTGAACACTGTTTCATTTATGAATTCCGTAGTGAGCATTTTGAATTCTTAaggataatatttttcttatcaaatttcaaataccAACTTCTTGAATCAATGTAATGATACATTGCTGTTTGCTTgacatatttataaatttacaGTTCCCACATTTTAAAGTCAAATTATTTACCATATTTTAAAACATAGTTGTCTAATTACCTGTAGGAATATGTCAtgcataataattttaaaataggaGGATCATGCACTTTGAAACCATCGAAATAAAACTTTCATCATCAGTCtgttatcttcttctttttttatatgtcAATCACCGGAATCTtcacataaaaaattaaatttttttatccaAACCTATCTAAGCCGCTAGCGCAAGAGttgttatattataatttatcacCGCTGTGGTATTGACGTAAGAGCTGAGCCTGCTTTATCTGTCTTCAAGGAAACCATCCATGAATTAACTTTGCATGTTTatgtaaattaattattagtttagtttttttttattttttttatttttttatttttttttttgtccttgcAAGTTACAAGTTGGCTAGATACCccataatatttttaaaataatggtAGTTGACTCGTTCTTGTCTAATTCGTTTATTAGTTTAAGATTTATTATCATGGTTGTTATAGTACTTGGATTAAATTATTATGTGGAGTAGGTGCTCTCTTTTCCGTGTcattatataatttgtaaAACATACCAAGGAAAGTATAAGCCAACAAAGTCTAGTCTAACAGAATTATAGTTATTTGTGTGCgaaatttcctttctttttagtttagattattatttgtattaaaaaaatggtaataaaaattaagtaaatctggcaaaattttaaaattaattttaaaaaagcacATTAAAGTTAACCCATTTTGAAGTGAGGAAATTTTCTTGATGATTGTTGCAGACCAACATTCGGCAGCtccttttaattataaattgcAGATTTCCTTCACTGCAAAATGTTGGTTCCATGTGGAGCTCCAAGTGGCACTTGCACCATTGAAGCAAGTTCGTGGACAGAGTGGAAAGAAAGATTGCAGCTAAGGGTTTGAAAGTTGGATTTGGTAAGCAAGCAGCATTAGCTCCACATTGAGGGCTTGAGACCAAGTTGCCGGGCCTCCAATGAATGTAGGCAAATATAATTTGGTTGACCAAACTAACTTATTATTAGGAATAGGCCTGCACTGAAACTATGCAATAATTGACAGAATACGACCCTAGCAATGTCAAAAGCAAATTGAACAAGCAAAGCATCAGAGAAGATGCGAAAGGAAGATATAAATTTTGCTGGAGACCAATCAGTAAGGATTTCCATAAATCAGAGCTCAAGTATTTacaacataaaagaaaatggtacaagagaatttgaatagtAAACGATAAGAATAACGGATGATGGAAACTCGAGAAGCCACTTGGCTAAGTCAATCAAATTTCTGTAGCTGCTATTACAGAAGTAGAGTGGAAAGGTATAATATCTTCAAGGAAGGCGCCCTCATTCATCTACACATATATGATATACGTATTTACAGAGGAGGGAGATTCATCAAAATCTcaccaaaatcaaaagaaaaaggaagagaaaaatctATGAGCCGACCTCTCCACTGAACTAGTCAAAAGGCTAATTAGCAGCAGCCTGTGATCCCACAAGATATATATACTCTTATAATGCTACTACATATAATTGGGTAAAATATAACAGGACCATAAGTGAGTTTCAGGCTCAGTCACAGGCTTGTAACTCCTGCATTTCTTTCCTCGATTATTTTGTACATCCTCGGTGGGTTCTTGTTGTTCAGCAAAGCTGTGAGTCAAATCTCACAGCAGTAAAGAAGGTCCACCTGCGAAATTGTTTACAAAGGTGGAAAATCCTCTATTTTTCATCCTACTACCAGTCATCAAACCATTCAGGATTGTCAAGTTCTTCTGCATTTCGAGACGGAGAAGCTAGAGGAACAGAAGAACAGTCCTCCGAGTGAATTTCCAAATGTTGAGTTATACGAGAGGTGATCTCGTGAGGAACAGGAAAACTACAGTCTCTGATCCCTTTCCAATCAATACCATCAAACCAGGGATGCCTTTTGACAGAATCATAACCTTGGCTTCCCAGTCTTGTGTCTTCATCAACGTCAAGTAACTGAacatattattaaaattaaaagtaagCATATGAAATTTCCTTATCAGAAAGGGAGAGACCGAGAAATGATTAAACGATTCGTGCAATACCTTAGTGATGAGATCAACAACTTCAGGACTAAAAGCTTGCGGGATACTAAGCTGTCCCTTTGCAATCTTTGTAAATGTATCAAGCTCACTTTCTCTCCATGATCCGAATGGCATTTCACCCTGTAGCATGAAATATATCAAGACTCCCAATGCCCACCTGAAAATTTGCAAACAAATTCAGGACTGCAAAGGGTCTCAAAACGATACTGTGAagacaataataaaataaaatagcataaaatagaagaaagaaaacaaccaCAAATATACAACTTAGAGTCTGAATCCTAAGCCTTCAATAATTTCTGTTGAGCATATATTCTCGTAAATCTCACAATTACACTAAAGTCTAGCAGCATATATTCTTACAATAACATTTAAGtctaatataaatttttgtaaTTCTATGAATATTTCTATCGAGCATTTCCCTAATTTCCCAAGCTCTCAAAGCCTCCATGCTATCTGATACTGAATAGATTTACTTTTTGTACAATAATTTCTCACATTTTCCTCAAAAACTAAATATCCAGTTATCTACATAATATTTAGGTTTAGGATATACAAGGCTTGTACCACCGAAGTTACTGTATTACCAGTCAGCTGGGAAACCATGGCCTTTTCCCTGGACTACCTCTGGAGCCAAAAAGTCTGCCATTCCACAAATTGTATATGTTCTTTGGCCAGATAACTTCTTCCCAAACCTGAAGTCTACTAGCTACAATACAGCAAAAAATAGTAATTAGTGATAATTTAATCAACGTTTTTCCCCTTCCTCTATTTCCAACATCCGTTGAGATACTATGAACACTATTTAGAATGAAAAACAGAACACCAACCTGTAAATGTCCTGTTTGGTCCAACAATAGAACGTCAGGAGACAAGCCTCTGTAGAGAACGTCATTCTGAAAGTCAAATTtaaaaaccataataaaaaaaaatgagagatgtagaaaaagaaacatgttACAGAGAGAGTCAGAACAACAGGAGTGAAAAAACAAGGGGAAAGAAAATAAGCTATTTCCAGAAATTGGACCTTGTGGAGATCTCCCAAAGCAGCAACTAGAGAGGCTGCACAAAATTGGGTAGATGGTTCATCAAGGGGAGTGCGAAGTATTGAGGCCAATGGACAAGCAAGGCAAGTATTTAGCAGTAAGCCTGCATGTGTCTGATCAACACAAGTGCACAGAAACTGTGGCACACAAGCTGAAGAGCTCATACTCTTGATTAGATCCTTCTCTTTTAACACTTGTGCTTCCTTTCCTAGCCTCCTGACCTTTTGCTTTGAAAACCTTTTCAAACTAAGAAAATTTCCTGATAGGCAAtcagaataaaaaagaagcaatTCGATCAGGTTATGTATACTgttctaaaaagaaataaattctTCTCAAAAGATTGCATCTAATAAGGTGTAATCAACTCCATGCTATGTAATATAGATCCGCCCCAATCCATTCAGTATATGTAATCAACTTCTCAAAATATGcagtatatataaattctcctcaaaattttctgatattgGATCTAATATGCGCCCCACTCCATGCAATATATGTGATCAacttattcttttctttttttttgttttttgctctAACAATTGATACTTCAACCATTTCATCTCCCCCTCCTCCCGAGAAAcagaaaagagaggaaaggCCACTTCAACGTGAACAGAAATCATCAAGTAGAAGCCCAAACTACCtaaataaaaccaaatattaaaaattacatcaaaaaaaaaccatagtAACAACAAACCAACCTGAATCTCTTAAAAGTACAAGTCCAATCTCGCTGCAGTCAGTGCAATATAAACTTGTTCTCCACTCCTAGACAGGAGAATATATAGTATCAATAAATGAGAAGATAACTAAATTAGGAATTTATCTTTGGGAACATAACCACAAGCAGGGCACTGTACTCCATACCAAATCAGACAGCTCAACTTTAGTAAGAGCAGAAATATCAATATTCTTGACAGATTCCTTTGAAACTTCAGAAGAATAATCACTTGACCTGAATAGTGACAACAACCAACAGCATCAGACATATGAAACggtcattaaaaaaaagaattttaaaaatcgtTACATGTCATTAAGAGCTCCAAAGTTAACCGTGGATTTCAAAATGGTAGATTGATTAAAAATTATGAACTGAGATTCTGTAGAATGCAACATACTTCTGATCATCCTGAGAAAGCTTTGTCAAAGGGCCAACAACTGAATCAAACTTTTCCTTTGTTAAAACAGCACAAACGACATCACCCATAGCAACTGCACTAAACAAATCAATATGTTCGCCAAGAAGTACCCATTCACCAAAGTAGCTTCCCTCCGTCTTCTCCACTGAGAGCTCTTTACTTCTCTGAGGATTATCATCCTCTTTTTTATTCTCAGAATTAAGACTAGAGACAACAGGACTACTAACTGAATTTGCATCAAAAGTAATCCTCACTTTCCCCTTCTGTATGATGTACAACCCAACTTGGCCTTCATTCTGCAGATAAATATGAAGTACACATAAGATAAAGGAATACAGAGTAAATGATATTCTTAACAAAAGTAAACGTACCCCACTGACTATTGTCTGCCCTTCTGAGAAGGAAACCTCAGAAAGAGAATCGGCAATATGGCTCAGCTGTAAGATTGTCAACCTTGATAGGAGATCCACCGACCGAAGCAACTTCAAATATGACAAGTTAGAAAACTCTGACATTAAAATTCCGCGGAAGTCTTCTCGTTTCAAAGCCCAAAGAGTTCCACTGGTCACAGCACGAACAGAGGCCTGGAGTGGTTTGTTATACCTGTAGTACCAGATATCCCAAAATGAAGTAAACAGGAATTAGAAATCACCAATCTATTATGCCCTACAAGAGGACACAAACAGATCAagaaaagccaaaacaaaatggATCTAACATGTTTCATGACTATGCTTCCCATTTTCGAAGCAATgacaaatcaaaagaaaatttccaATCCATAGATGTACATGTTATAAACAGTTCAATTTAGGTTCAATCTGTGCATTCCAAGAGTTAAGCTATATAGTCAGCTCACAGAAACTATGATAGTAGAATCATCTGCACCAACAGATAAAAAATAAGGTGGAAATAAATAACTCACATTAGTGCTAGCTCTCCAAAGGATGACAGTTTATCAGCTGTATAGTGCTGCAGAACCCTCGGAACCTCTCCATTCTTTTCTTCCTGCCATGATTGTATAACAGTCAACACAAATACTGTGGGTCCTCATGAATTAATCTCCAAATTAATTCAAGCAGAACAAGGATATATTTAAGACCTGGGTTGCCAACACCTCAAATTCTCCACTGCCGACAACATAAAAGCAGTCACCTTCACCACCCTACAAAATACAACAATTGCTACAGGTAATAAATTCATGCAGATTGCAACATTTtaacttctccattttttacaAGTGCTCTTTTTGCAATGGATCAGCATTGTGAATGAAACCTCAGATAATTAAACCAATATGAAAACCCTATTGaccattaatttaaaaatcaaatttatttgaGCAGGGGTCCCCAGGTCACTTAACAAGGTTGTATTTGTTAGTTCTCTTCATTTTGTATAAATTCACCATCCTGACGTTGTCAAAGCATTGAATCACACATGAATTGATAgtttaataaatatatccaaTCTTTTGCATGCAATCCAATAACACATAAGAAGAAAAGTAACCTGTCTAACAACAACATCCCCGGGTTGGACCTCAACCCTTTCCATGCAATCCAATAACACATGACACTGAGAATCAGTAAGTTTTCTGAAGAGAAAATGGTCGTGCAAAGCCCGCTCAATTTGTGCCTGTTTGGCACCAACAAAGGTTCAACGTAAGAACTCATGACTATAGAAATTTGTACCATTTCTTGTGTTTCATACAAAATTATGACAAACAGAAAGCAAAAGAGTTACGAAATAAAGTATACTTCTTCCTCCCAAGTCTTTCTGTGGGCTGGAGATGGAGGAACCCAAATTTGCCCATTTTCTAGAGAACTCTCAATCACACGGAGACGTGCCCTTGATAAATCATGTCTTGTGCGCTGGTTCCTAGAGTTCCAGCCAATAGTCGAAGGAGATTCTGATCCTGTAACCTCTACAACTTGAGGAACAGGTGGTCGTAAAGCAACCGCAGGAATTGCTGATTGACCAACAGAAGTCTACAAGAAAAAGTCGTCATTAATCGACTACATTTGAGAAATAAATAAGATTTGCAAGAAGCCAATGCGCTTTCAACATTAAATACATAAATCCTCTTACATCAGTCAGCCCATTTACGTGCACAACTATCACTGTAATATCATCTGTACGAGTTTCATACTGCAGCCAGAGTTTATAAGATTCTGCTACAATTGCAGCACAAGCATCACGGGGATCCTTAAATTTTGCAACCTGTAAATATAGTAACAGAATCAGGATAactagaaaaatataaaaggtGGAAAATCAGGATAAcaaaaaactaaactaaactcACTGTGCCCAACAATAAAGTATCACACGAAATTATAAACATTCAATGAAGCAGAGATAAATAACTCTTGACAATTCTACACTTGAATTGCAACAAAGTAAGAGCAGGATACCTTACCATATCAACCACAGCTTGGCTAGAAAGGAACTCAAAAACTCCATCACTAGCAAGAATAAAGAAAGGATGATTTTGTGTAAGCTCTAAAACCACGATTTCAGGGTTGGCAACAACCCCAATTGTCTCAGCAATCGAATCGCCAATACTTCTTGTAAAAGCTGTCCCAGGATACATTCCATTTGGCACCCACAGCCTGGGTGGATCACCATCATCACTTTCTTCAGTGCCCCAACACTGCACATCTGGATTCTTCAGCCCTTCAATCTGATCCAATGTAAGAACTCTTGCACCACAAAGCTTAACCCGTTCGAGCTCATCCACTCTAAATGGGGTTTGATCAATTGAAAGGTCCACGGCCACAATATCATTCCCTCTCCTCTCTGCTATAACAGCCCTTGAATCACCCGAATTCGCAATGCATATTGTCCTACCTCGTACCAAAACTGTAATTGCAGTTGTTCCACTCATACTATC
Above is a genomic segment from Prunus dulcis chromosome 7, ALMONDv2, whole genome shotgun sequence containing:
- the LOC117635947 gene encoding E3 ubiquitin-protein ligase ATL42-like, producing MLPRMIKILGQFQDFNLPMFHSNMIVLLLNCVVFHVEAQSLGSSTDTTSEEQSSFQPGVHMVIGVLSVMFALTFALLVYAKHCHREAPVYGNNHTGTRLISTSSRFSGIDKTVIEALPFFRFSSLKGSKEGLECSVCLSKFEDVEVLRLLPKCKHAFHISCIDHWLEKHSSCPLCRHKVSSEDLTFITYSNSMRFLWNNQSEHRQDSNIELFVRREEEHRGSSRFSIGGSFRKSEKVVDKEEEMLIQEEAADETEEGQKILHKHKHKIVVSDFEFKNRWSNVSSSDLMFLNSEMLNTMSSNRFSSTHFSNEQFSTAETTGNEDIMKIREEMGMKRLFENKVSTMNKNSTASNPILPSTSNGIATSADASSSMNPGEKRSMSEITALSRFGNLGFKNRTREPSLLENNVKEERRRRLWLPIARRTVQWFANREKRPQPPLDV
- the LOC117635733 gene encoding protein phosphatase 2C and cyclic nucleotide-binding/kinase domain-containing protein isoform X2; this encodes MGCVYSRACIGEICAPREARIKESQNVRNIEIPVFSPTSSNGEVAELRDQFNQSSLAGDAEVGITRLSRVSSQFLPPNGSRTVNIPSGNFELRYSYLSQRGYYPDALDKENQDSFCIHSPFGTNPDDHFFGVFDGHGEFGAQCSQFVKRKLCENLLRNSKFQVDAVEACHAAFLATNSQMHADILDDSMSGTTAITVLVRGRTICIANSGDSRAVIAERRGNDIVAVDLSIDQTPFRVDELERVKLCGARVLTLDQIEGLKNPDVQCWGTEESDDGDPPRLWVPNGMYPGTAFTRSIGDSIAETIGVVANPEIVVLELTQNHPFFILASDGVFEFLSSQAVVDMVAKFKDPRDACAAIVAESYKLWLQYETRTDDITVIVVHVNGLTDTSVGQSAIPAVALRPPVPQVVEVTGSESPSTIGWNSRNQRTRHDLSRARLRVIESSLENGQIWVPPSPAHRKTWEEEAQIERALHDHFLFRKLTDSQCHVLLDCMERVEVQPGDVVVRQGGEGDCFYVVGSGEFEVLATQEEKNGEVPRVLQHYTADKLSSFGELALMYNKPLQASVRAVTSGTLWALKREDFRGILMSEFSNLSYLKLLRSVDLLSRLTILQLSHIADSLSEVSFSEGQTIVSGNEGQVGLYIIQKGKVRITFDANSVSSPVVSSLNSENKKEDDNPQRSKELSVEKTEGSYFGEWVLLGEHIDLFSAVAMGDVVCAVLTKEKFDSVVGPLTKLSQDDQKSSDYSSEVSKESVKNIDISALTKVELSDLEWRTSLYCTDCSEIGLVLLRDSGNFLSLKRFSKQKVRRLGKEAQVLKEKDLIKSMSSSACVPQFLCTCVDQTHAGLLLNTCLACPLASILRTPLDEPSTQFCAASLVAALGDLHKRLVS
- the LOC117635733 gene encoding protein phosphatase 2C and cyclic nucleotide-binding/kinase domain-containing protein isoform X1, with the protein product MGCVYSRACIGEICAPREARIKESQNVRNIEIPVFSPTSSNGEVAELRDQFNQSSLAGDAEVGITRLSRVSSQFLPPNGSRTVNIPSGNFELRYSYLSQRGYYPDALDKENQDSFCIHSPFGTNPDDHFFGVFDGHGEFGAQCSQFVKRKLCENLLRNSKFQVDAVEACHAAFLATNSQMHADILDDSMSGTTAITVLVRGRTICIANSGDSRAVIAERRGNDIVAVDLSIDQTPFRVDELERVKLCGARVLTLDQIEGLKNPDVQCWGTEESDDGDPPRLWVPNGMYPGTAFTRSIGDSIAETIGVVANPEIVVLELTQNHPFFILASDGVFEFLSSQAVVDMVAKFKDPRDACAAIVAESYKLWLQYETRTDDITVIVVHVNGLTDTSVGQSAIPAVALRPPVPQVVEVTGSESPSTIGWNSRNQRTRHDLSRARLRVIESSLENGQIWVPPSPAHRKTWEEEAQIERALHDHFLFRKLTDSQCHVLLDCMERVEVQPGDVVVRQGGEGDCFYVVGSGEFEVLATQEEKNGEVPRVLQHYTADKLSSFGELALMYNKPLQASVRAVTSGTLWALKREDFRGILMSEFSNLSYLKLLRSVDLLSRLTILQLSHIADSLSEVSFSEGQTIVSGNEGQVGLYIIQKGKVRITFDANSVSSPVVSSLNSENKKEDDNPQRSKELSVEKTEGSYFGEWVLLGEHIDLFSAVAMGDVVCAVLTKEKFDSVVGPLTKLSQDDQKSSDYSSEVSKESVKNIDISALTKVELSDLEWRTSLYCTDCSEIGLVLLRDSGNFLSLKRFSKQKVRRLGKEAQVLKEKDLIKSMSSSACVPQFLCTCVDQTHAGLLLNTCLACPLASILRTPLDEPSTQFCAASLVAALGDLHKNDVLYRGLSPDVLLLDQTGHLQLVDFRFGKKLSGQRTYTICGMADFLAPEVVQGKGHGFPADWWALGVLIYFMLQGEMPFGSWRESELDTFTKIAKGQLSIPQAFSPEVVDLITKLLDVDEDTRLGSQGYDSVKRHPWFDGIDWKGIRDCSFPVPHEITSRITQHLEIHSEDCSSVPLASPSRNAEELDNPEWFDDW